In one window of Brassica rapa cultivar Chiifu-401-42 chromosome A07, CAAS_Brap_v3.01, whole genome shotgun sequence DNA:
- the LOC103832188 gene encoding auxilin-related protein 2 produces the protein MDEFVALTAVYGLKPRGKSAPMAALKRSAFDRNSVKTSPFDSGDDDANAELTLKDSKFDSLNPGGFDDFSVFDELIKLSSTNDSGDNDLMGGLTGLSPNEDGFDELIPGFGGSGQPSNNEFQETEAVQVNKQQFGLDDDLEALFISPVASAQFLDDLSPLFGGKSDKRRLARWEREQIIKDRMEKAIADMNNRDHQIQIEQEERSRISETLDAEIKLWATGKEGNLRALISSLHLVLWPGCGWEAVSLTDLITSAAVKKVYKKANLYVHPDKVHQKGTQQKYIAEKVFNILQEAWNKFNKEELS, from the exons ATGGACGAGTTCGTTGCTCTCACGGCGGTTTACGGGTTAAAGCCCCGAGGAAAGTCAGCTCCAATGGCTGCCTTGAAACGATCCGCCTTCGACCGTAACAGTGTAAAAACCTCTCCTTTTGATTCAGGAGACGACGACGCAAACGCAGAGTTGACCTTGAAAGATTCAAAGTTTGACTCTTTGAATCCTGGTGGGTTTGACGACTTCTCGGTGTTTGATGAGTTGATTAAGTTATCTAGTACCAATGATTCTG GTGATAATGACTTAATGGGTGGTTTGACCGGGCTTAGTCCAAATGAAGATGGTTTTGATGAGTTGATACCTGGATTTGGTGGGAGTGGTCAGCCTAGTAACAA TGAGTTTCAAGAAACTGAAGCTGTTCAAGTAAATAAACAACAGTTTGGTCTAGATGATGACCTTGAAGCCCTTTTCATTTCACCTGTTGCTTCAGCACAGTTCCTTGATGACTTGTCACCACTTTTTGGAG GGAAAAGTGACAAAAGAAGATTAGCTAGATGGGAGCGTGAACAAATAATAAAAGATCGAATG GAAAAGGCTATAGCTGATATGAATAACCGTGATCATCAGATTCAGATTGAACAAGAAGAAAGGAGT aggATTTCTGAGACCCTAGACGCTGAGATAAAGCTTTGGGCTACTGGGAAAGAAGGGAACCTACGTGCACTGATATCATCATTGCATCTC GTACTTTGGCCTGGATGTGGATGGGAGGCTGTCTCTCTAACAGATTTGATCACTTCTGCGGCAGTCAAGAAAGTCTATAAAAAGGCAAACCTCTATGTCCATCCTGATAAAGTTCATCAGAAAGGGACTCAACAAAAGTATATTGCCGAGAAGGTCTTCAACATCTTACAg GAAGCTTGGAACAAGTTCAACAAAGAAGAGCTATCTTAA
- the LOC103832187 gene encoding amino acid permease 3 — translation MVQNQQEAFAVDMPQTGGSKCFDDDGRIKRTGSVWTASAHIITAVIGSGVLSLAWATAQLGWLAGPVVMLLFSIVTYFTSTLLAACYRSGDPISGKRNYTYMDAVRSNLGGVKVKLCGIVQYLNLFGVAIGYTIASAISMMAIKRSNCFHKSGGKDPCHMNSNPYMIAFGLVQIIFSQIPDFDQLWWLSILAAVMSFTYSSAGLALGIAQVVANGKVKGSLTGISIGAVTETQKIWRSFQALGDIAFAYSYSIILIEIQDTVKSPPSEEKTMKKATLVSVGVTTMFYMLCGCMGYAAFGDMSPGNLLTGFGFYNPYWLLDIANAAIVVHLVGAYQVYCQPLFAFIERQASTRFPDSDFIAKEIKIPVPGFKPFRLNFFRLIWRTVFVIITTLISMLLPFFNDVVGLLGALGFWPLTVYFPVEMYIEQKKIPRWSTQWVCLQVFSSACLVVSIAAAAGSIAGVVLDLKSYKPFQSNY, via the exons atgGTTCAAAACCAGCAAGAAGCTTTCGCCGTCGACATGCCACAAACCGGTGGCTCCAAGTGCTTCGACGATGACGGCCGTATTAAACGAACTG GTAGTGTTTGGACGGCGAGCGCACACATCATAACGGCTGTGATAGGTTCAGGAGTCTTGTCACTAGCGTGGGCTACAGCACAGCTAGGTTGGCTCGCTGGACCGGTGGTGATGTTGCTCTTCTCCATCGTCACTTATTTCACTTCTACTCTCCTGGCAGCATGCTACCGCTCCGGCGACCCTATCTCCGGCAAGAGGAACTACACTTACATGGACGCCGTCCGATCAAACCTAG GTGGCGTGAAGGTCAAGCTATGTGGGATAGTTCAATATCTTAATCTCTTCGGTGTTGCAATAGGTTACACTATTGCTTCAGCTATAAGCATGAT ggCAATTAAGAGATCAAACTGTTTCCACAAAAGTGGAGGGAAAGATCCATGTCACATGAACAGTAACCCTTACATGATAGCTTTTGGTCTAGTCCAGATTATATTCTCTCAGATTCCAGATTTTGATCAGCTTTGGTGGCTCTCTATCCTCGCTGCCGTTATGTCCTTCACTTATTCCTCTGCTGGTCTTGCTCTCGGCATAGCTCAAGTCGTAG CAAATGGGAAGGTGAAGGGAAGTCTCACAGGGATTAGCATAGGAGCTGTGACAGAGACACAGAAGATATGGAGAAGCTTCCAAGCTCTTGGAGACATTGCTTTTGCTTACTCTTACTCCATCATCCTCATAGAGATTCAG GATACAGTGAAGTCACCACCATCAGAAGAGAAAACAATGAAGAAGGCAACTCTTGTGAGCGTTGGTGTAACGACTATGTTCTACATGTTGTGTGGTTGCATGGGATATGCAGCCTTTGGAGACATGTCTCCAGGGAATCTCCTAACCGGTTTTGGTTTTTATAACCCTTATTGGCTTCTTGACATTGCAAATGCAGCCATTGTGGTTCACCTCGTTGGTGCATACCAAGTCTATTGCCAACCTTTATTCGCTTTCATCGAGAGACAAGCTTCTACTCGGTTCCCTGATAGCGACTTCATTGCTAAGGAGATCAAGATTCCTGTGCCAGGGTTCAAGCCTTTCCGCTTGAACTTCTTCAG GTTGATATGGCGGACAGTGTTTGTGATCATAACAACACTTATCTCAATGCTTCTTCCTTTCTTCAACGACGTTGTGGGGTTGCTAGGGGCACTTGGCTTTTGGCCATTGACGGTTTACTTTCCGGTGGAGATGTACATTGAGCAGAAGAAGATACCTAGATGGAGCACCCAATGGGTTTGTCTTCAAGTCTTCAGCTCAGCTTGTTTGGTTGTTAGCATTGCTGCCGCTGCAGGGTCGATAGCTGGAGTTGTTCTTGATCTCAAGTCCTACAAGCCATTTCAAAGCAACTACTAA